One Microbacterium trichothecenolyticum DNA window includes the following coding sequences:
- a CDS encoding FecCD family ABC transporter permease, with protein sequence MTAVADTTRPAPPRRRATRRVALVTVGLFLAATALAVLSLTLGKYPIAPDRLLALALGTGSDFERLVLVEWRLPTAIAAVVFGAALGLAGAIVQRLTRNPLGSPDLVGIDVGAFTGVAIAMILLGTKGFWQVAAAASLGGLLTAALVTVLAYRGGLSTFRLIVVGVAVAAALGSVNAYLITRADVGDAMSVGLWGAGSLTRVSWESLAPSVVILVLVGAAALLTTRSLRSLDLGDDVATAHGVAVVRLRLTLIALAVVLTAVVTANTGPLAFVALAAPHVARRLAPGTGLIPAISAGAFLLASAQLVALVLALAGIAAPVGLVTLSLGGAYLLTLLVGARRR encoded by the coding sequence GTGACCGCGGTCGCCGACACCACCCGACCGGCGCCCCCGCGCCGCCGCGCCACGCGACGCGTCGCCCTCGTGACGGTCGGGCTCTTCCTCGCCGCCACCGCGCTCGCGGTCCTGTCCCTCACGCTCGGGAAGTACCCCATCGCTCCCGACCGCCTCCTCGCCCTGGCCCTGGGCACCGGGAGCGACTTCGAGCGGCTCGTGCTCGTCGAATGGCGTCTGCCGACGGCGATCGCCGCGGTCGTGTTCGGCGCCGCCCTGGGACTCGCCGGCGCGATCGTCCAGCGCCTCACCCGCAACCCGCTCGGCTCGCCGGACCTCGTCGGCATCGACGTGGGCGCCTTCACGGGCGTGGCGATCGCGATGATCCTGCTCGGCACCAAGGGCTTCTGGCAGGTCGCCGCCGCGGCCTCCCTCGGCGGTCTGCTCACCGCCGCGCTGGTGACGGTGCTCGCGTATCGGGGCGGACTGTCGACGTTCCGCCTCATCGTCGTCGGCGTCGCGGTGGCCGCGGCGCTCGGTTCCGTCAACGCCTACCTCATCACGCGCGCCGATGTGGGCGACGCCATGTCGGTCGGGCTCTGGGGAGCGGGCTCGCTCACCCGCGTGTCGTGGGAGAGCCTCGCACCGAGCGTGGTGATCCTCGTACTCGTCGGCGCCGCGGCGCTGCTCACCACCCGGTCGCTGCGCAGCCTCGATCTCGGCGACGACGTCGCCACCGCTCACGGCGTCGCGGTCGTGCGCTTGCGTCTGACGCTGATCGCTCTCGCCGTCGTCTTGACCGCGGTCGTGACCGCCAATACCGGTCCGCTCGCGTTCGTCGCGCTCGCGGCTCCCCACGTCGCCCGGCGCCTCGCTCCCGGTACGGGGCTCATCCCGGCGATCAGCGCCGGGGCGTTCCTCCTCGCCTCCGCGCAGCTCGTCGCGCTCGTGCTGGCTCTCGCGGGTATCGCCGCTCCCGTGGGTCTGGTCACCCTCTCGCTCGGCGGTGCGTACCTGCTGACGCTGCTCGTCGGCGCGCGGCGGCGGTGA
- a CDS encoding LysE family translocator — protein sequence MSIAFLLTTLVVVATPGTGAVYSIAAGLSRGSRAGVIAAFGCTLGVVPHMIAAITGLAAILNASAVAFQTIKWLGVAYLLYLAWQVWRDRSLIEVDADSTPVSFWRVIRTAVLINLLNPKLTIFFFAFLPQFVPAGEADGTWHMIGLSLVFMALTFVVFALYGVFAAAMRAQVITRPKVMAWLRRTFAATYVLLAGRLALESR from the coding sequence ATGAGCATTGCGTTCCTGCTGACCACCCTGGTCGTCGTCGCCACACCCGGCACCGGTGCGGTGTACTCGATCGCCGCGGGTCTTTCCCGCGGTTCGCGGGCCGGCGTGATCGCCGCGTTCGGCTGCACGCTGGGCGTCGTCCCGCACATGATCGCCGCCATCACGGGCCTTGCCGCGATCCTCAACGCCTCCGCGGTCGCGTTCCAGACCATCAAATGGCTGGGCGTGGCGTATCTGCTCTACCTCGCGTGGCAGGTGTGGCGCGATCGCTCGCTCATCGAGGTGGATGCCGACAGCACCCCCGTCTCGTTCTGGCGGGTCATCCGCACGGCGGTGCTCATCAACCTCCTCAACCCGAAGCTCACGATCTTCTTCTTCGCGTTCCTCCCGCAGTTCGTCCCCGCGGGCGAGGCGGACGGCACCTGGCACATGATCGGTCTGAGCCTGGTGTTCATGGCGTTGACGTTCGTCGTATTCGCGCTGTACGGCGTCTTCGCCGCCGCGATGCGCGCCCAGGTCATCACGCGCCCGAAGGTCATGGCGTGGCTGCGCCGCACCTTCGCGGCGACGTACGTGCTGCTCGCGGGGCGCCTGGCGCTGGAGAGCCGCTGA
- a CDS encoding alpha/beta fold hydrolase: MSLADLPFTVSPLGTATGDPAIVLPGGPCRGVEYLADLAGLGDDRALVVLHPRGTPTTGGLSRGWWTDADDVVLLADALGLDRVDLVGHSAGTRLALATAARYPDRVRSLALITPPASWLTGTASDAEALLADAEPEVRAGYRALTDDDAETAKAFREQFLRQAPASYAHWTARESGHARVGRMDRDAAHAWFRDIPADAAGRVLGADLPPALVIGGDRDLLTGVAPVRAYADVLGAGLTMLADCGHYPWIEQPDAFRASLRAWLRR, encoded by the coding sequence GTGAGCCTCGCCGATCTGCCCTTCACCGTCTCACCACTCGGCACGGCCACGGGCGACCCCGCGATCGTTCTCCCGGGCGGGCCGTGCCGAGGGGTGGAGTACCTCGCCGATCTTGCCGGTCTCGGCGACGACCGGGCGCTCGTCGTGCTGCATCCGCGGGGCACTCCGACCACCGGCGGTCTCTCGCGTGGGTGGTGGACCGACGCTGACGACGTCGTGCTCCTCGCCGACGCGCTCGGGCTCGACCGCGTCGACCTCGTCGGCCACTCCGCCGGCACGCGGCTCGCGCTGGCGACGGCGGCCCGATACCCGGATCGCGTCCGCTCGCTCGCGCTCATCACCCCACCGGCGTCGTGGCTGACGGGAACGGCATCCGACGCCGAGGCCCTCCTCGCCGACGCCGAGCCGGAGGTCCGCGCGGGCTACCGGGCGCTCACCGACGACGACGCCGAGACCGCCAAGGCCTTCCGGGAGCAGTTCCTGCGCCAGGCGCCGGCGTCGTACGCGCACTGGACGGCCCGCGAGAGTGGGCACGCCCGCGTCGGACGGATGGATCGGGATGCCGCGCACGCGTGGTTCCGCGACATCCCCGCCGACGCGGCGGGACGCGTCCTCGGCGCGGATCTGCCGCCCGCGCTCGTCATCGGCGGCGACCGCGACCTCCTGACGGGCGTGGCGCCGGTGCGGGCCTACGCCGACGTTCTCGGCGCCGGCCTGACGATGCTCGCGGATTGCGGCCACTACCCCTGGATCGAGCAGCCCGACGCGTTCCGGGCGAGCCTGAGGGCGTGGCTCCGACGCTGA
- a CDS encoding NAD(P)/FAD-dependent oxidoreductase yields the protein MHVVVIGAGIVGVSVARELVTRGVHVTVLERDRGAQRGSTAFAPGFVGIYNDAPVLTELARASVDAYRDMASFSPSGGLELATTPEGADALTQRVEGARRAGLAATMNDPRPLPSFVDEQRVIAVARYDDDGVTTPHLLRGEVRTVAEAAGARFVDGTEVVGIHSEPGRWRVDTADHGAHTADQVVLAGGVWGPGLSRLVDVELPLVPVAHPYVYAAAQAPVVAPGPFVRWPEHHVYARAHGDTLGIGSYDHHPLPVDEDDLRGGAGLSWNTAFEAPIDEAQRLLRPAARFTPSHRVNGVFAMTPDNLPFLGAVPDAAGVWIAQAIWVTHAGGSARALAAAIVDSVALPAELTVDRFAGESADGLRASALRLYRDIYANDAI from the coding sequence ATGCACGTCGTCGTCATCGGAGCGGGCATCGTCGGAGTGTCGGTCGCGCGCGAGCTCGTCACGCGCGGGGTTCACGTGACGGTCCTCGAACGCGACCGCGGCGCGCAACGCGGGTCGACGGCGTTCGCCCCCGGCTTCGTCGGCATCTACAACGACGCACCGGTCCTGACCGAGCTCGCGCGCGCGTCGGTCGATGCGTACCGCGACATGGCATCGTTCTCCCCGTCGGGAGGTCTCGAACTCGCGACGACGCCGGAGGGGGCCGACGCGCTCACGCAGCGCGTCGAGGGTGCTCGGCGAGCCGGCCTCGCGGCCACGATGAACGACCCCCGGCCTCTTCCGTCATTCGTCGACGAGCAGCGGGTGATCGCCGTCGCCCGGTACGACGACGACGGCGTCACGACGCCGCACCTGCTCCGCGGCGAGGTCCGGACCGTGGCCGAGGCCGCCGGGGCGCGCTTCGTGGACGGAACCGAGGTTGTCGGCATCCACAGCGAACCCGGCCGGTGGCGCGTCGACACGGCCGATCACGGCGCGCACACCGCGGACCAGGTCGTGCTCGCCGGCGGCGTCTGGGGCCCGGGGCTCTCCCGGCTGGTCGACGTCGAACTGCCGCTCGTCCCCGTCGCGCACCCGTACGTGTACGCGGCCGCCCAGGCACCGGTCGTGGCCCCGGGCCCGTTCGTCCGCTGGCCGGAGCACCACGTCTACGCCCGCGCGCACGGGGACACGCTCGGCATCGGCAGTTACGACCATCACCCTCTGCCGGTCGATGAAGACGACCTGCGCGGAGGCGCGGGGCTGTCGTGGAACACCGCTTTCGAGGCGCCAATCGACGAGGCGCAGCGCCTGCTGCGACCCGCGGCGCGGTTCACACCGTCGCACCGGGTGAACGGCGTCTTCGCCATGACGCCCGACAACCTGCCCTTCCTCGGCGCGGTCCCGGATGCCGCGGGCGTGTGGATCGCACAGGCGATCTGGGTCACGCACGCCGGTGGCTCCGCCCGCGCGCTGGCCGCCGCGATTGTCGACAGCGTGGCTTTGCCCGCGGAGCTCACCGTCGATCGCTTCGCCGGCGAGAGCGCCGACGGCCTGCGCGCGTCGGCACTGCGCCTGTATCGCGACATCTACGCCAACGACGCGATCTGA
- a CDS encoding TrmH family RNA methyltransferase has product MPVIPLDSADDPRLADYRDLTDVSLRRVSEPAGGLYIAESSKVLDRALRAGHRPRSVLVQEKFLADALALVGEDAEVYVVAAEIAERVTGYTVHRGLLASMHRPVLASVADVVRDARLVVVLEDIVDHTNIGAAFRSAAALGADAVLVTPRCADPLYRRSVRVSMGTVFQVPWTRLPEWSDATPLLHGAGLHLAALALSDDAVTLDAFSAAGHDRVALLLGAEGDGLSRRALEAADTVVTIPMAGGVDSLNVAAASAVALWELGRGRR; this is encoded by the coding sequence ATGCCCGTCATCCCCCTCGACTCCGCCGACGACCCGCGCCTCGCGGACTACCGCGACCTCACCGACGTGTCGCTGCGGCGGGTGAGCGAGCCCGCGGGCGGGCTCTACATCGCCGAGTCGTCGAAGGTGCTCGACCGGGCCCTCCGTGCCGGACACCGCCCGCGCTCCGTGCTCGTGCAGGAGAAGTTCCTCGCCGACGCCCTGGCTCTCGTCGGTGAGGATGCCGAGGTGTACGTCGTCGCGGCCGAGATCGCCGAGCGAGTGACGGGGTACACCGTGCACCGGGGGCTGCTGGCATCCATGCATCGCCCCGTCCTGGCATCCGTCGCCGACGTCGTGAGAGACGCGCGGCTCGTCGTCGTGCTCGAGGACATCGTCGACCATACGAATATCGGGGCGGCTTTCCGTTCGGCGGCGGCCCTCGGTGCGGATGCCGTGCTCGTCACGCCCCGCTGCGCCGACCCGCTCTACCGGCGCAGCGTGCGGGTGAGCATGGGCACGGTGTTCCAGGTGCCGTGGACGCGGCTGCCCGAGTGGTCGGATGCCACACCGCTGCTGCACGGAGCTGGACTGCACCTCGCGGCGCTCGCGCTCTCGGACGACGCGGTCACGCTCGACGCGTTCTCGGCCGCGGGGCACGACCGCGTCGCGCTGCTGCTGGGAGCGGAGGGTGACGGCCTCTCGCGCCGCGCGCTGGAAGCCGCCGACACGGTCGTCACGATCCCGATGGCCGGGGGAGTGGACTCGCTCAACGTCGCCGCGGCGAGCGCGGTCGCGCTGTGGGAGCTGGGGCGCGGGCGGCGCTGA
- a CDS encoding Sir2 family NAD-dependent protein deacetylase yields MTDTTKDAESLASIDRAVEVLTGRRIAVLTGAGVSTDSGIPDYRGKGAPTRTPMTAQQFLASAEARRRYWVGSHLGWKVFAAAEPNDGHRALADLEAAGVANGVVTQNVDGLHVRAGSGRVVELHGTMRRVGCLHCGQVFDRRDLAERVEADNPWITLPENVELGPDGDVTPASADGFIVPACSVCGGMLKPDVVFFGEYIPVEKFREAEQLVHTSEALVIAGSSLVVNSGIRLVERARRRRLPVVIINRGETRADRRAAVKIDGGTTDVLRAFAQRLPGLL; encoded by the coding sequence ATGACCGACACGACGAAGGATGCCGAGTCCCTGGCATCCATCGATCGAGCTGTCGAGGTGCTCACGGGCCGCCGCATCGCCGTGCTGACGGGGGCTGGCGTGTCGACCGACTCGGGCATTCCCGACTACCGCGGCAAAGGTGCACCCACGCGCACGCCGATGACGGCGCAGCAGTTCCTCGCCAGCGCCGAGGCGCGGCGCCGCTACTGGGTGGGCAGCCACCTGGGCTGGAAGGTGTTCGCGGCGGCCGAGCCGAACGACGGTCACCGCGCGCTCGCCGACCTCGAGGCCGCGGGCGTCGCCAACGGTGTCGTCACGCAGAACGTCGACGGCCTGCACGTGCGCGCCGGCAGCGGACGCGTCGTCGAACTGCACGGCACGATGCGCCGCGTCGGGTGCCTGCACTGCGGGCAGGTGTTCGATCGCCGCGACCTGGCCGAGCGCGTCGAGGCCGACAATCCGTGGATCACACTCCCCGAGAACGTCGAGCTCGGTCCCGACGGCGACGTCACGCCGGCGTCGGCCGACGGGTTCATTGTGCCCGCGTGCTCGGTGTGCGGCGGCATGCTGAAACCCGACGTGGTGTTCTTCGGCGAGTACATCCCGGTCGAGAAGTTCCGCGAAGCCGAGCAGCTCGTGCACACGAGCGAAGCCCTCGTCATCGCGGGGTCGTCGCTGGTCGTGAACTCCGGCATCCGTCTCGTGGAGCGCGCGCGGCGGCGCCGCCTGCCCGTGGTCATCATCAACCGGGGCGAGACGCGGGCCGATCGCCGTGCGGCGGTGAAGATCGACGGCGGTACCACCGATGTGCTCCGCGCGTTCGCACAACGCCTCCCCGGCCTGCTGTAA
- a CDS encoding histidine phosphatase family protein, which produces MTILTLVRHGETDWNSGGRIQGSTDIPLNDTGRAQAREVADVLAAEYAGREVVVVSSDLSRAAETADLIAAALGTTVSRRLPGLRERSYGEAEGMDAPTFSDTYGAWQSADVPGAEAWPVVRERALAAIAEVVAETPEGVDVIAVAHGALIREVIASATGGAFPREGERLPNCSVTTFRLDGDAWEMLAYAGVAG; this is translated from the coding sequence GTGACGATCCTGACCCTCGTACGCCACGGCGAGACCGACTGGAACTCCGGCGGGCGCATCCAGGGCTCGACCGATATCCCCCTCAACGACACCGGCCGTGCCCAGGCGCGCGAGGTCGCCGACGTTCTCGCCGCCGAGTACGCGGGTCGCGAGGTCGTCGTCGTCTCGAGCGACCTCTCGCGTGCCGCTGAGACTGCCGACCTGATCGCCGCCGCGCTCGGCACGACCGTGAGCCGCCGCCTGCCGGGCCTGCGGGAACGCTCATACGGCGAGGCCGAGGGTATGGACGCGCCGACCTTCTCCGACACGTACGGTGCGTGGCAGTCGGCCGACGTCCCCGGCGCCGAGGCGTGGCCGGTGGTGCGCGAGCGCGCGCTCGCCGCGATCGCCGAGGTGGTCGCCGAGACGCCGGAGGGCGTCGACGTCATCGCCGTGGCGCATGGCGCGCTCATCCGCGAGGTCATCGCGTCCGCCACCGGTGGGGCCTTTCCCCGCGAGGGCGAGCGCCTGCCGAACTGCTCGGTCACCACGTTCCGCCTCGACGGCGACGCATGGGAGATGCTGGCGTACGCCGGCGTCGCCGGCTGA
- a CDS encoding Lrp/AsnC family transcriptional regulator yields MNKLDAVDLDLLRALSADPRATVVALAETLGLSRNTVQARMSRLERGGVFLSYERTLSAEALGFPIEAFLQVTVRQAELPAIREELAKVPEVLQAHGLSGQVDLLVRVACRDTQHLFDTDARILAIEGVERTETSLVMGEVIGYRVSPLMQLARDGL; encoded by the coding sequence ATGAACAAGCTCGACGCGGTCGACCTCGACCTCCTCCGCGCCCTGTCGGCCGACCCGCGCGCGACGGTGGTCGCCCTGGCCGAGACGTTGGGCCTGTCCCGCAACACCGTGCAGGCGCGCATGAGCCGCCTCGAGCGCGGCGGCGTCTTCCTGTCGTACGAGCGCACGCTGTCGGCCGAAGCCCTGGGCTTTCCGATCGAGGCGTTCCTGCAGGTGACGGTGCGCCAGGCGGAGCTGCCCGCCATCCGCGAGGAGCTCGCGAAGGTTCCCGAGGTGCTGCAGGCACACGGGCTGAGCGGTCAGGTCGACCTCCTCGTGCGCGTGGCCTGTCGCGACACGCAGCACCTGTTCGACACCGACGCCCGTATCCTCGCGATCGAGGGCGTCGAGCGCACCGAGACCTCGCTCGTGATGGGCGAGGTGATCGGTTACCGTGTCAGTCCGCTGATGCAGTTGGCGCGCGACGGCCTCTGA
- a CDS encoding EamA family transporter, whose product MTTSSVILPQPTRRGSSALTGLLIAVASALAFSSSGPFVKPLLDGGWSLGAVLLVRMGTAALVLSPALVIAIRRQRGFLRRHGLLIAAFGLTAVAGCQLFYFSALQRMPVAVALLIQYIAPVLIVIAVWARTRTAPSRAVLIGSVVAMTGLVLVVDISGARFDLLGTVFALCAAVCAAAYFVIAARAGDDLPPLALAAGGLLTGTLMIGVLVAVGVLPFAAPSITVTLAGLEVPGILPLLWVGGVATTLGYALGVIAVPLIGSRLASFVGLSEVLFALGFAWLLLGETPAPIQFVGGAFILVGVVLVRMDAGSPTEQRTETASIPVVPAP is encoded by the coding sequence ATGACCACCTCGTCCGTCATCCTTCCGCAGCCCACCCGCCGCGGATCCAGCGCCCTCACCGGCCTTCTCATCGCGGTCGCCTCGGCCCTCGCGTTCTCGAGCAGCGGACCGTTCGTCAAGCCGCTGCTCGACGGCGGCTGGTCGCTCGGCGCGGTCCTGCTCGTGCGCATGGGCACCGCCGCCCTCGTGCTCTCGCCCGCGTTGGTGATCGCCATCCGCCGTCAGCGAGGGTTCCTCCGCCGACACGGTCTTCTCATCGCGGCGTTCGGCCTCACCGCGGTCGCCGGATGCCAGCTGTTCTACTTCTCCGCCCTGCAGCGCATGCCGGTCGCCGTCGCCCTGCTCATCCAGTACATCGCACCGGTGCTGATCGTCATCGCCGTGTGGGCGCGCACCCGCACGGCGCCGTCGCGAGCCGTACTCATCGGCTCGGTCGTGGCGATGACCGGGCTCGTGCTCGTCGTCGACATCAGCGGGGCCCGCTTCGACCTCCTGGGTACCGTGTTCGCCCTGTGCGCCGCCGTCTGCGCCGCGGCCTACTTCGTCATCGCCGCCCGCGCAGGAGACGACCTGCCGCCGCTGGCCCTGGCCGCGGGCGGTCTGCTCACCGGCACGCTGATGATCGGCGTGCTCGTGGCCGTCGGCGTCCTGCCCTTCGCCGCCCCCTCGATCACGGTGACGCTCGCGGGACTCGAGGTTCCCGGCATCCTGCCCCTGCTGTGGGTGGGAGGCGTGGCGACCACGCTCGGCTACGCCCTCGGGGTCATCGCCGTGCCCCTGATCGGGTCGCGCCTGGCGTCGTTCGTCGGCCTGAGCGAGGTGCTCTTCGCGCTCGGCTTCGCGTGGCTGCTGCTGGGCGAGACGCCCGCACCGATCCAGTTCGTCGGCGGCGCGTTCATCCTCGTCGGCGTGGTGCTGGTGCGCATGGATGCCGGCAGCCCGACCGAGCAGCGCACCGAGACCGCGAGTATCCCGGTGGTGCCGGCGCCCTGA